CCCCACGAGTAGGACAGCCGGCGGGACGCCGCGGCCGTAGGGGAAGGCGCGCTTCCTCTTGGCGTCGGTGAGGACTTTGACGAGGCCACACGTGTGGTTGACCAACATCTCCGTGCTGGGGAACCAGCCGCACACCTCTGTCAACTGCGCGTgccacccctcgtcatcgccggcgaGGTCCATCATCGCTCTCTGCCAGCCGAGGCTTCTCTCCATGGAGGCGGCTGCAGCGGTCGCCGGCGAGGGTATTCTCGATCTACTGTAGGTGGGGATAAGAGGGGAGTTCGAACCGGCGCCCGTGGGAGGTGGGTGAGTGTGTGGTGGGGAGGAGAGTGGTATAGTTACTTATTTAATGGCATTTAGGACGTGGGCAGGGGAATGTACAATAATATTCTTTCTACCTCCCGCCCCGGTCATTACACAGCCCCGGTCATTACACAGtaaagaatttttttgatttttgtttaCAGGGAAACATCTTACTTTATTTAAACAAAGACTGAGATCTCGTCTGCTAATACACTAAGGATACAATCACGGGGCCAAAGCCTCCAAACCAAAGAAACACAAGCGCCACCTTAGCCGAAGTGTGAGCCGGCCGATTAACACAGTAAATAATTGAAGCAAGTGTTCTACTCTTGTTCCTTCTCCACTTTTCTGCACCTGATAGAAGACAAGCTAAGTTAATGAATGATACAAACTTTAATAATCCACAATGCATACAAACACTTACTTCTGATTTTGTTTGCATTTCTTGCTACGTCTAGTGTGTCCTACCAATTTGCAAGCGCCGCACCGGGTTTTCAACTCATCAAAAGAGAGTGGTCTACCATTTTTTGAGACAGGGCGGCTCTCATCTGCCTTTGTTGCACCTTTGCTTGACACTTTCATAGGATCTTTAACCTCAATCATGTTGCCTTCACCATCGTCCACATATTCAACTGCACACTTACTGATGTCATTTGTTTGCTTCAACAAATTTTTCTGTAGCAGATCATACTCATGACTCTTAGCTATCACAACCTTCAAACTCTCCTGTAACTGATCCCACAAAGTAGGGTGTTTGCATGCCGCATGCATAGCTTCAGACGCTAACACACTGACctggctatatttcattctttccCCGGCCCCAGTCCAACCAAATCCCAATAGATCGCTTGTGCGCCTCGCGGGCAGTCCCAACCTTGCTTCTTTTGTGAACCGAATaagaactaaacactttggtatttcagatatGTTCAAGTGCTTCAGTATATGGAATATGTGCTTGCAAGGTAGACCCTTTCGAATCATTCTTCTGCAGCGGCACCTTATAGTTTCTGCGGAATTTACTGGTGTATACTCCACCCAAAGATGGCGCTTCCGGTTATTCTTCCAGGCCACGATGTACTGCTGTGATCCGTCTCCCAGCTTAATTTCTACAATCTCCATGCCGTCAATTTTTCTAAGATCAtcttgcaacatatagaagtttgCTGGAGTGAAGACGTGAGAAGCAGCTATCTCAAGTTCCGTCGAGCTAGTAACTGGCACCGGTAAACTCTGTGAGGCCGTGCAGTCATCTCGCGCCTCGTTTTCACGGATACGCACAACGTCGTTCTCATAGTGCAAAATCATATCCACCAGGGTCATTTCACCGtctaggtggaggtgaaggcatGAGTTCAGGCTTTCACTCTGCTGGTTTCTTTTCATGCCAAGCCAAAACCCCTCAGTTAGATATGTCGCGGCCCACAGTCTCCTCTTCTTATACATCCGCCTCAACCATGTTACAGTTTTTTCTGACTGCCATCTTTTGGAAAATGCGTGCCATCTCTCCTCAAacgttgtcgtggacgtgatgtagTACAGAAGAGTTCGGAACTCCTTCAAGGACTTGTGACTGAGGTGAATATTCATATTTTTCTCTATGTGCCATGTACATATACGGTGCCACACGTCTGGCAAGACTTCACGAATTGCCTTGATCATCGCAGCGTCGGCGTCTATGATAACACTCTTAGAcatcttttgacacatggaccTCAAAAAAGTCTGCAGAAGCCACACGTATGTCTCCTCGGTCTCGTCCGAAactatggcacaaccaaaaacagtggtcttccggtgattgttaagaccaacaaaaggtatgaatggcataccaTAGCGGTTCATCTTGTACGTGCTGTCACATACAAGCACGTCGCCGAAGTCCTCATAGTCATGACGAGATTGGGAGTCGCACCAGAACATCCTATTCAAATGTCCTTCCTTATCTATCCTGTACTCAAAAAAGAAGCTAGGATCCCTTTGTTTCCTACTGGCCATGATGCCTATGGCTGTGGCAACATCACCTTTTGaaagcagcttcctcttctccttggCGCAAAGGTTGTATATTTCACGCCTGGTAAAACCAACACCGCCGTACCATACATGTTTGCTGATGAAGTAATCCATCATGTCATGAATTCTAATCCCTACAGCTCCCATGGACATTATCTCATGCTTCTGGTACTCTTTGATTTTTCTGTGGGACCAAAGAAAAGGTACCTCGTCCGGTACTGCCAACATATGGCTATGCTTGtcctcaaaactttcaacataccaAACCCCACGCTTTTGGTCAAGCTTGACGGTCAGGTGCGCTTCGCAAAAGCAGCGTGTCTCGGCTCTGAGCCTACGGCTGTGTCCTTCCTCGGTTAGCAACTTGCTGTCACGTTTCCCTTGTCTTGAACAAACAAACCGCCTATAACGCATATGACGTGACTCTGTTTTGCTATACCTGACCTTattctttctaatgctgaaaccattATCTCTAGAATAGCTGTTGTAGAAATCATACGCAGCATCGTGAGACGTAAAGGTCATTTCCATTATCtgcatgaacatatccctcttatcatctgcacTGGCAGTATCTTGGACATTCTTTGCCCCATCATCTTGTGTCACCTACACAATCAAACCACAGCCATGAAAACAGATTTCTAAGGTTTAACATTACTTACTTCcatagaacattgattacacaCATACCTCACTCATGATGACCGACGACTCGGACTCCCCAGAACCAGGTGCATCTAATGATTCGTCGTTAAGGTCTGTCTCCGCGTCGGATTCACCGTAATAGTCGTACGCATTATGACATTCGGAAATGAACTGAAAAATACAACACAAATAAATAATTACTTATCATATAATATTCCAGAAGAAATTCAATTTGCATGCCAACAAAATTTTTCACTTACGTACCTGACTAATGTAATCTTCATTCGAGAGCTCCGAGTTGTTTTCCTGATCATCATCAAGCTCATTGATCTATAAATTTTCAACACAAAGATTTAATGTTGTCGGATGCAaccaaaaaattacaacatgaTAATGCCACTCACATTAAGATCGTCCCATTCGTTCCCATTGTCTGACCGATCTTCACGATCTGAATTTTCATCATCTGACCAATCTTCTATCCAGTCTTTCATCAGTTCTCCAAACTCCATGTCTACCATGATATTAGTTAACTCCTCGTCCGCCATTTCCTACAACCAATATTATGTATCATCACATGTGCAAACATTATCAATGATGAAATATAAAACACATAGCACACGATCACGGATGTTATGTAAACAACCGCAACCGAGGCCGTTCAGGTCTGCCCAAATTAGTAAGGAAGATGGCCACGGCACCCGTCGTGATCACTTTCAATCACGAGGAACTGCACGATCTCCAAACCTAGCTTGATCTGTGATTACCTCTGCCGCCGGATACCTAGGTTAGCCGCCACATCAAATAACGATACCGGTGGTGCGCACAGCCGACGGCAACCGACGCTACATGAACCCAGATCACGAGGAGCAGCACTACCGGAACAAGATCCACGATCGCATGCGTCGTCGGGTAGCTAGGTTACCCGCCCCGCTAGGTTAACCACTACCACTGGTGGCGGCAGTTCGTTCGATGTTGCCACGAGCGAGACTAGGGGGTATGCGGGATGCGGTACCTGTGCGCGCTCGTTGGAAATTCACGACGTTGTCGCGCCCGCTGTCcgacgagatcgccggcgacgagaTAGCCGTCGCTGGAGATCTACTACGTGACTTATGGAGCTGCGTCAATGCTCGCGAGATTGATGGAGCTGCTCGCGTGAATGATTGGATTCGGCAGGTCTTACGTGGACGTGGGGTCGTGTGATGTTTTTTTAGACCAGGGTACTGTATGTATACGTTTTGGGTTATACACGACTAGACAGGGCTTGGATCTGGGCTGCGGCGGGCCAGGAAAAAAATAAATTCACAGGGACAAAAATACCTCTCTGAAATTAGGTTAGGGGGAGCACTTGAGCAGGGCTCGTGTTTCTTACGTCAAACACAACCAACACTAGCTAGCTTGCATGCATGCACTACTCACCTTTATTCCCAGTCGCATGCATGCGTTTAGTAGTGGCCTCGACTTGACTGGCAACTGGTCTTTTAATCCCGAGCGAGTAGAGTAGTTAGCTGATTGTAAAGAATAAAAAGTGACTGACCGAAATCGGAAATTCGGTCACATGGTCCCTAGCCGGTCCCATCTTTGGACACTGAAACTGTGAATGTAGACAGCCTTAGTTCCATTGTATACTACCGATTATTATACTGTTGGTTATTCGGTTAGAAAATGTAGAGCGGAGAGCGACTtaaagcatggttaataatacaaccAATAATCGGCTATGAAGAGTTGTTATGTTATCTAGAGTTAACCTTATAGTGGGCATGTATAATaataagttatatatatatatactactttatTACTACTTAGCCTACTTTACAATCTTACAATATGTTTTAGGACTCGTGTTAGAGCCGGCTACTAACCAAAAGCCCGCTTCTCTtcactctcctcttctctctccttcaattaAGAAAGATATAATATTCTAATCTTTATAGCTTGTTTATGTTatcttattgtacttgctcttaataTAATGTTGAGATGCATTTTACTTGTTCATTCTTCATTTATTGATGCATATTATGAGAACAGAGCATCACTCTCTTGGCAAGCGCCGCGGGGTGCGCATGCTGCCGCCCAGGTTTGAGACTTGGGCTCGACGGGTGCTCAGGTTACTTCTCCTATGAAAATATGCCATCAAAGGCTAGTCCTGGTAGGTCTTATTTTCTTAATTGATGCATAGTACTTCTGTGTGTTTTTTTAGGTGCGATGGACCATCCTTTTCACACAACTTGATGCATagtattttttttgtgttttttagaTGCGATGGACCATTCCTTTCGCACACCTTAATGCCTAGTAGTACTTACTTGTACTTTTTAGGTGCGATGAACCACCGCTTTCGCACACCTTCAAAAAGCGACGGTTCAAAGCTTTGTCAGCAAGAATAGGTTTAAATCGTTTGCATATGACCTACGTGCACACTAGTGGTTATTTAACATGTAAAATGGCCAGCAAATTTTTTGGCTCATCTATGTGGGAACCATGCTAGCACAATGGACGTCACAGACTGCTGGTTGGACACTGCTCTCAgtttttattttttacaaaaatgatCTAGTCTATTATCGAAGTTCATCGAAATTACAAAGCACCTCAaacaaaataaaaattacataaaaaTGCCGAGACCACCGAACGACTACTACCGTCGTCAGAACAAGCCATCGACACGCCGCTCGCCGCTCCCATACCAAAACCGGCTTGACCTTGAAACACGTTCAGCGGCACAAAACACCTCAAATTTTTTTTAACCAGCCACGCTGGGTTGTGTGTGTGGAATACAGCTCACAATATTTCGCTGCCAAAAGAAAAGATTGCATGCCTACCGTACCATGCTACGAACACAACCATTAAGGTAAACTTTATTACATGCTGCAATTTAAACTATGGGTGTTTTGACTCACAGCTCTTACAGGCTTTGCAGCATTACTTAGGAGTACAAAATTTAAAGTAGCTTTATCCTCGAATGCAAGTACGGTAGGGAGCCGGCGAGCGCGACGTACACGGACGCGGTGGCAGCGACCGCGGTCACCAGCACAACGAACAGGATGTATGGCCTCTTGCTCCAGCGCCCCATTATCCCGAGCGCGAACGGGTAGAGCAGCAGCAGCATCCACACGTTGAACACGAGCCCGCTCGCCGCCCCGGCGACCTGCGCGGCCGACCACCGCCCAGCGATCGCCTTGCCCGCCGCCGCGCCGATGGCGGCCACGTTCACGGCCATCACCACCACCGTGGGCACCAGCAACGGCACCCACTGCACGTCGTAGAGCTCCGCGAGCCTCTCCCTGGCGCCGCTCGTGAGCTTCTTGGCCGTCAGCTTGAAGGACACCCCCTTGATGCCGAAGGACCTGAGGAGGATGTGCAGCATGGCCATCGGGTACACGCCGGTGGTGCCGATGATGTAGAACTGCTCGTTGCGGACCCAGTCGAGCAGCGTGAGGCCGGCCCACCTGATCTCCACCATGCCGATGAGCTCCACCGTggcgatgatgacgacgacgaacagCGTGAACGTCTGGAACGGCCTCTGGATGTAGAACTCCCCCTGGAAGAGCCACATCACCGGGTAGAAGTAGTACATGAGGATGAAGAAGGTGGAGACCGGGTAGGTGGTCATGTTGATGTAGGCGACGCGCTGCATGGGGTGGagccgccggccggccaggagCGGGCAGAAGCGGGAGAAGAACATCTCGAGGGATCCCCCCGACCAGCGCAGGATCTGGTAGAGCCGCTCCGTCAGGTTGATGGGCGCCGTGCCGCGGAACGCGTCGGGCTCCATGGCGCAGTACGTGGAGCGCCACCCCGTGCGGTGCAGCCGGAAGCCGGTCACCACGTCCTCCGTCGCGATGTTGTACACCCACCCGACGTCGTTGCCCCACTCGGTGCCGTCCTCGTAGGCGCACGTCATCGTGTCGGCGAGCTCCACCTCTCCAACCGTCGGCGGTGACGGGACGGACCGTTCTTGGTTGGCGGCCGCCGGCATGGAGTTGATGAAGGACGTGGACTTGCCAAACATGTTGGGCCTGTAGTGCGAGGCCTTGGCCTCCTTGGCGTCGTCGGGGCGCCACCGGGGAGGGTCAGCGCTGTAGAGGGCGACACGGCGAAACATGCAGCCAGTGCCGACGAAGGAGGGGCCCTGGATGCCGTTGAGGCCGAGGAGGGTGGCGTCGAAGAACATGCGGTTGTGGTTGCAGTAGCGGTCGGTGGGGTCGACGTCGTCGAAGCGCTGCGGGAACTGGACGAAGGCCGTGTCGGCGCCGTCGCGCGGGTCGAGCATGAAGCACATGGCGGCGCGGAAGGCCTGCGAGTTGTTGACGTAGTGGTCGCCGTCGAAGTTGATGATGAAGGGCGCGTTGGAGAGCAGCGCGGAGACGCGCAGCTGCACGTTCATGGCGCCCGCCTTCTTCTGGTGGTCGTAGCCCGGCCGCTTCTCCCGGGCGATGTAGACCAGCATCGGGAGGCGCGCGTCCACGGCGCTGAAGTCCAGAGGGTGGTCGGAGCTCGCCGTCATGCCCAGCTCAGGATCCTTGCTCGGTTGATCCAGCATTACCTTGAACCATCATCACATGTTAGCAACAGTTTTGTATGAAAAAATCGCATGAAATAAAAACCTGGTTTATTTTAATTTGTACCTGAAGAATTGCAGGGTGGTGTCCTTTCCTGTGGCCCTTTGCCGGTTTGATCCACGTCCCCTGCCATTGCGTGCACCCATCAGCCATCCAAGTAGCATTTGCACACTCCTCTTTGTCTTTCCTGTTGGCACGGTTGCACGCCTCCGACCGCTGCTCGATGGCGGCAGAAAGCCCGTCCAGCCTCGCCTTGAACTCCTCATACGCCGCGCGCATCCGCCGATGGTCGTCAAGGAACTCCTTGGGCGCGCTGCCGGCGTACTCCCCGCGCATCTTGGCCCAGAAGTAGCTCTCCGGGGCCCGGGGCTCGACGCAGTGCTTCCGGCAGAAGGGGACCCAGGACGCGGCGAACTCCGCCGCCAGCTGCAGGCCCTCGTAGTGCACCAGCGACCCGCCGTCGTCGGAGAAGTAGGTGGCGTACTTGTCGACGGGGTAGTCGGTGGCCAGAATGGAGAGGATGGAGTTCATGGTGTAGAGCATCGGCTCGTCCACCGGGTCGACGGTGTTGATGAACACGTCCAGGAGGGGGAGGTCGGAGCCGCCGTCGGGCTGGTCGAGCTGGTCTCTGAGGACGGAGATGCTTGGGACGCATTTCCTGGGCTTGAGCTTGGTGATCTGGTTGAGCAGCCAGGTGAGTCCGAACCAGAGGTCGCCGACGACCGAGATCCACCACAGCCACATCGCGTCCGAGTCCCGGTGCCTCATGCGCCACGTGAAGAATAGAATCACCACTATCACTCTCACCAGAGTCAATAACCTGCAGTGCGGTTACGTTTGGACAAATGAAATGATGTGCTGATGGAAATAGGTTAAAGTCTTGGTAGTACAGAACGACAAGGTTATAGAATCTCTAACTATAATAGAACAAAGTTTGCCAAGTCGCATGCTTTCGTAGTTATATGATCTCCACTGTAATAATTGTAGTTGAGCTCACGTGCTCTTGGATTAAAATACTACACTTACTATTTTGAGCACTGGCTACAAATTAAGATCCTGCGAATGCATGTGCAGAGTGAATATTTGCACAGTGTAGATTCTAGATTTCTGCCTTAATCGTTTTTAAAATTTCTTGGGCGGATCAGGATCTGAGCGTTGAGATCCGCAATCTCAGCGgttagacattccgccgcatgctaACAATGCATTTTTTTTGAGCGTCAAATTCTAATAAACATATAAAACTAAATAAGCGAATTTCGCCTATCAGTATGGAACTAACTAGCTGGCCCTCAGCGAACAGGTTAATTTTAGCACTATTTTACCGACAAAAAGGTACTCCCGTCCGGATAACTTTTACTGTGCCCCCGTCCGGATCCGGCTACAAGTCACAAAGGTCACGTCCCTTATAGCTTGAGCGTGTACTGGCGTCGGTGCATCTCCTTTTGCTTTTTTTTTTGCCAACCTTTTGCTTTCTTTGTTATCCAAAATATCCAATGGCACGCCCGTGCCGCACAGTAATAAGCAATGCAATACCATTTGGATCGTTTGCAGCTTTTGCCTACTTTGACGCTGTCCTCTCACTGCACTTTGGGTGCCTCCAGATCACAGCACGTTCTGTTTGTTTCTTAAGATTGTACTTACTGCCTTGGAATCAATTAACTAACACTCCGTCAGTGTGCATCAAAATTCAGGCAGTACATTTATATTCAGGTATCATCTGGTTCCGTTCGTTCATATAAAATGGAGCCGTGGGCGGGGCCCCTTCATGAGTAGTCTgtcaagaaatactagtactacaaACTACTGTAGTACTAGTACATTGCTTAGATTTAGACTACCTATGAAACGTAAGAGTTCGATCAAGTGGCACTGCCCTTCGGGAACATACATCTATGGCGCGAAACAAGGGGGAAGAAGGAACTGAACCGAGACGATGCTCCCACCTGTAAAGGTTGATGAGGAAGCCGTTGACCATGAACGTGCGGTAGAGCAGCGGTACCCGGCCGTCCTCGCCGGCGCCGCTCTTCTGCGACGCCAGGATCTCTCTCTCGTCGGCGGGCACCCAGTACCTGTCCTTGGCGCCGACGACGACGTCGGCGGCCAGCAGTGGGTCGGCTAGACGACCCCCGCGGACGGCCGCCGGAGAAGCCATGCCACCTTGGTCCGCCTACCAAGTAGCAGAGCCGGCTCCTGCACCCTGAGTGAGTGAGAGAGTGATCTACGGGAGCCAGCCAAGCACCGAACTGACTACCACGGGGTGGTTAGCCAGCCACAGCACGAGACGACGCTGGGTGGAGACGCTTAACCATACGCCACGTTATATAGCGAGAGAGAGAGACGCGGTGGGGGATCGGACACGGGACGTGCATCCCAATGCCCGGAAGCATCATGCCGAGGCACGAGGGCGTGGCCACTGGCTACTCGATTCGACAAAATGCCACTGGCTGGCTACTTGACTGGACGAGTGCATCGAGATCCGCGTGGCTCACGTGACGCTCACTGCTGGACGTCCAGTGCACCTACAGCTGCGACAAGGCAACTTGCCGGGCATAAAACGTGCGCTGCCTTTCCGTCCGTCCGTCCGCTGTTCGTTTACAGGGAAAGTACGGATGGAACACTGTACGCACATGAAATTTTGCCTCCATTTGGAACGTAGAGCAACTCCTCCAACTATCCAAACGGACACACGCTTTATTTGGTTTTTGTCCGTTTAGATCGGATGTCCGCTCATCGTCCATCCTCTTTTGCGTTTGGGTCGGTCGTGCGCCCAACCGACCGACCCAATTCACATTCATGCAGAAAACCATATGAATTTTACAAAGGCGCGTGGTCATAGATCATGCCAACAGTCATTGCCATCGCCCAGTGTTCATGCCGGCGACATGCGAgccttcaaaaaaaaaaatcacacAGTTCATGTTGACGCACTTGCCAGCGAtcggcacacatgccagcacacaaaataGGGGCGAGAGTTCAACTAAGTCATCTCAGCCATGGCCATGCCGACACACTTGCCGGCATACAAAAAAGGATGGCGCTCTCCGCCATAGATCACTTGTCATCGAACTTAGAGCATGTCGGTCCACACCTTCTCGAACCAATGCCTCTATCTTGGGGACACCTTGCTCaagtccaccttcatgatctccatccCCGCCGTCATGCAAGCGAGCGTCACTTCTTTTGCCTTGGTCTTTGCATCGGTAGCCTCGATCTCGAGTATCTTCCTTTGCTTCTCCGCCTACATCTCGAGCTTCTTCGCTTGCTTCTCCGCATCAAGCTCAAGCCTCCTTCTTTGAATCTCCATGAAGACCTTAATTTGCTCTTCATTGTCTTGCTAGCGCTTCTCCTCCCTTGTGTCCTTCTTGGTCATCATGCCTTCCGGAGTGGCATGCAAGGCAATCGACGCCGCATCACACTTGTCCTCTTTCTTGGAGTTGGTATTCTCCCGGGGCCGTGGCTTCTCGTCCTCACCAAGGTCCTCGACGGCTTCCTCCCCTCCGCGCACCTTGATGACTGCATATTGCATCTTGAACTTCTCGTCCCTGTTGATGACCATCCAACAATAGATGAGGTTGAAGGACTTGCCATCATGTTGGGCCTTGAATGCCTTCAATGTTTTAAATACCTACAAATGAAATAGTATGCAAGTATATGGGCAAATGAACATGCAAGCATAAAACAATGGGCTTTTTCTCACACATGATTGATTGTTGAGGTGTTTATTTTCCTATGCATCGTTACATGTTAAGTTGCCATTTTAGCATGTTATGAATTTAAGAGAAATATGGATAATGGGATCAATTATTTAAAAAAGTATATAGGATTagtggtgctacttcttgagcatgagttggtttttcccttgaagaggaaagggtgatgcaacaaagtagagataagtattttcctcagttaagaaccaaggtatcaatccagtaggagaagaacgcaCAAACCACCAATACattcacaaacaatcaaacactcgcacccaacgcgataaaggggttgtctcccttcacggtcacttgcaaaggtgagatctgatagacataaataaactaaacaaaagataactaaatatttttggatttttggtttatagatctgaaaataaaaggtttcaaaatagtagatcggaaactaatacgatggaaaatagacccgggggtcataggtttctctAGAGGCTTCTCGCTTgagggcaaataatacggtgggtgaacaaattactgtcgagcaattgatagaaaagcgcaaagttataacaatatccaaggcaatggttatataatataggcatcacgtccatgtcaa
The sequence above is a segment of the Triticum dicoccoides isolate Atlit2015 ecotype Zavitan chromosome 1A, WEW_v2.0, whole genome shotgun sequence genome. Coding sequences within it:
- the LOC119367326 gene encoding probable mixed-linked glucan synthase 8; its protein translation is MASPAAVRGGRLADPLLAADVVVGAKDRYWVPADEREILASQKSGAGEDGRVPLLYRTFMVNGFLINLYRLLTLVRVIVVILFFTWRMRHRDSDAMWLWWISVVGDLWFGLTWLLNQITKLKPRKCVPSISVLRDQLDQPDGGSDLPLLDVFINTVDPVDEPMLYTMNSILSILATDYPVDKYATYFSDDGGSLVHYEGLQLAAEFAASWVPFCRKHCVEPRAPESYFWAKMRGEYAGSAPKEFLDDHRRMRAAYEEFKARLDGLSAAIEQRSEACNRANRKDKEECANATWMADGCTQWQGTWIKPAKGHRKGHHPAILQVMLDQPSKDPELGMTASSDHPLDFSAVDARLPMLVYIAREKRPGYDHQKKAGAMNVQLRVSALLSNAPFIINFDGDHYVNNSQAFRAAMCFMLDPRDGADTAFVQFPQRFDDVDPTDRYCNHNRMFFDATLLGLNGIQGPSFVGTGCMFRRVALYSADPPRWRPDDAKEAKASHYRPNMFGKSTSFINSMPAAANQERSVPSPPTVGEVELADTMTCAYEDGTEWGNDVGWVYNIATEDVVTGFRLHRTGWRSTYCAMEPDAFRGTAPINLTERLYQILRWSGGSLEMFFSRFCPLLAGRRLHPMQRVAYINMTTYPVSTFFILMYYFYPVMWLFQGEFYIQRPFQTFTLFVVVIIATVELIGMVEIRWAGLTLLDWVRNEQFYIIGTTGVYPMAMLHILLRSFGIKGVSFKLTAKKLTSGARERLAELYDVQWVPLLVPTVVVMAVNVAAIGAAAGKAIAGRWSAAQVAGAASGLVFNVWMLLLLYPFALGIMGRWSKRPYILFVVLVTAVAATASVYVALAGSLPYLHSRIKLL